DNA sequence from the Nymphaea colorata isolate Beijing-Zhang1983 unplaced genomic scaffold, ASM883128v2 scaffold0296, whole genome shotgun sequence genome:
TTGTTCCGCTTCCTCATCTTCCGCTTCATCCTCAGAGTCATTCTCAGCAGCTTTGTTCATGATGTGAGGAGCAGTGAGCAGCCCATAGGACTTGGCAAACAGTTCCAAGTTTATCTTCTTAACGTTGAAGATGGCTTTATTGTGGGCCTTGTAGACGAAGCGAATGTAGGAAATAATAGCTCTCTGTGCAAGATACTTGACATCTTGATGCTCCGAGCATATCGACTGCAGGGAAGATTGGATTCTGAGGTACCTTTGTGGGTTTTGGCTTATCTTGTGCAAGGAAATCCCCTTTTTGTTCAACTCCTCCACGAAAGGCTTCTCATGCTCGCTGACGAAGAGGAGAGAGCGGCCCTAGGCCTTGTATCGGGCTGTACGACCGACTCTGTGCACGTAGGTGTCCACTTGGTCCGGAATATCGAACTGGATCACCCAATCCACAAGCGGGAAATCCAGTCCCCTTGCTGCAATGTTGGTGCAGAGCAGAATACCGTATCTTTTTTCGCAGAAGGTGAAGTAGATGGCCATGCGTTTCTTCTGCTTCTGGTGGCCCTGCAGTTCGTAGAGGGGGAAGCCGAGCTTGAACTTGCGTAGGGCTTCGTACAAGAAGCGCACCTGTTTGCAGGTGGAGACGAAGACGACGATTTTTTGCTTGTGGTGGCTCTTCAGGAAGGAGTAGAAGGTGTTGATCTTGTCCTCAGCAGGAACGATCATGTAGTATTGGGTCAGCTTGGCTGGCGTCTCGTAGGATCCGCGCAGAGTCTCGCTCAATTGCTCCTCCTGCTTCGCGCTTACGCCCTGCAGCAGGATCTTTTCGGGCTAGTTGGTGCAGAGATTGCCGAGAGCATAGATATCCTTGGTCATGGTCGCTGAGAAGAGGAGAGTCTGTGCGCGGGGAAGATAGTCCAGGATGGCCTTGAGCGGTTCTCTGAATCCCATCTCGAGCATCACGTCGGCTTCGTCCAGCACGAGCATTTGCAGGTTGTTGGTTTCGAAGCCGTAGGTTTCCTAGAGGTGCTGGAGCAGTCTTCCGGGGGTGCAGACCAGGATGTTCATGCCGGCTATGCGGTCCCGCTCGTACTTGACGTCCTTGCCGCCGATGACCAGGCCCACGCTCATCTCCAGCTTCTCCGAGAAGGAGTTGAGCACCTCGAAGACCTGCATCGCCAGTTCGCGGACAGGCACGATCACCACTGCTCCCAGTCCGTCGATCGGGATGAATCTCTTCCTGTACAGTTTCTCTATGAGCGGCACCAGGTAGGCGAGCGTCTTTCCCGATCCCGTCCTGGAGGATACTAGAACGTCCCTGCCTGCAAGGGCGTGGGGGATGGCGCAGCGCTGGACTTCAGTCATTTTGGTGAAGCCTCTGTTGGTGAGTCCGCGGAGGGTGCCCTGTGAGATGGGCAGGTCGGCGAAATTGATCTTGTACTTCTTGTGGAACTCGTGTTCGTCGATGAGGGTCATTTATCGTTCTGCCTCCTCGAGCTTGTAGTCGTAGAAGTATTCTCCGGATTTGGGAGACTCTTCCTGGATGCGTTTCTCGAGAGTTTCGACGTCAGCGAAGCGCTGTGGCTTGCCTCTTGCCCTATCTTTGCTCATTGTTGATGCGATATTATAACCAAATTACTTTATTCGCAAACGAATACTTCAAACACTGCACCCATCGATCCCCATTTTAGCATTGCCCGCATGGAGGTTGGTGGAATATATGCGGAGATGGATAGATGATCACTTGGGAGGGTGGAGCTCCTTCATGCCGAGCTAGCTTATCAAATGGGCAAGCTACTCTGAGGAAAAACCGCGAATCGATAGCTGCATCGTCTTGTTCCCGCGGGAAACGAACAGTTCCAGCAGTCCGTCAGCGCTGTAGATGGGCTCGGTGGGTCGTTCGTTGCTTCTGAAGGTGAGGCTTTCTCGCGATGTGAAGGTGCAGGAGTCCTTGATCAATCGTTCGAAGTCGGAATGCGTTGGCATTTTCTGGCTGGATTCGCTGGAGTAGCGGCTCCTCAGAGGCAGGCTGGGGACGGAgctttcctcctcttccttctgcGGGTGGCTGTTGGCTTTCGCTGGTTTCTTCATAGTTATTAAATGATTACTTCAATCAGTCTGCTACCCTAAAAACAAATGCTGCGTTTCAGTTGTTTGCTGGGGTATGCTTTCTTGTCCTGCATTGTCGTTCCTGGGCGAAAGTTGAAGAGGAGCCATGATTTGATAAATATATAAGCATTTCAAGAGCTCCCTTTCTACAATCAAATTTAATCTTCGCATAAAGGCGCTAAAATATCCACCATGCAGACCGACATCATTCGCAGGAGCACGCTCTCCCACCTCGACGACTCCGACGAGTAGGCGCTTGACCTCTTCAACAACCTCAATCCCGACCCTCAGAGCTCGCCTCGCCTCTCCAGTCGCCAGTAGCAGAGCGAGCAGGAAAATAGCCGACCCCTGGGAAGGCTGAGCAAGATGAGGCCGGAATCCAAGAAGGAGCggaagaagttgaagaagaaggagaagaagctgCAGCAGTTGCAGAGGAAGGTGAAGGAGATGGAGGCGGGCGTTCTCAGTATCGTCACTCCTCTCAAGAAACTCAAGAAGAAAGGCAAGAAAAGCAAGCCTCACGGTAACTCAGACGAGGAAGCCGCCAGTCACGATGCAGGATCCTCATAGTACAGCAGCGAAAGCGAGGACAAAAAGGATCTCTAAGATGAATTGCTGAACCTTAATCCCGATGCCGCGGCGGAAGATTCAGACCACTCTCCCAAGAAGCGTCTCAAAAAGTCAGGCCGGAAGATGAGGATATAGGAAAAATAGGGCTTCCGAGTAGAATAGCTGGGCAATGATGGGAAAATTGTGACGGAGAAGGAGGAACGCAGCTACGATGACGAAGAGTATTCCTTTGACGATATTGGCAAGAAgaacaggaagaaaaagaaagtcaagCCGAATGTGCCGACCAACGAGCAAATTATGAACACGCTCAAGGACCACGTGGGCGTGGTTGAATCCGAAGGCGAGGAACGCGAGGGCGTCGCCTACGATAACGGTCTCGACACGCTCTACGCGATGAAGGACAAGCGAAAAGGAGGCATCAAGAtcaacaacaaatttttctGCGATATCTAGATCGACGCCAGGGACTAGTAAGCGCAAATGCCGACTCCAGAGACACTGGAGCTGTAGCTGAAGCCGAAATCCTCGGCCCACTCTTCCAGCCGGTTCACTTTCCTCTCGAAAGTGGAAACCTTGAAGAAGCAGAGAGGACTGGAGAACAGTGCTGACATGCAGGAGTACGAGCGACGCATGCAGTAAAAGGCAAAGCAGTCGATGGCGAAGGTCGTCAACTCTATGATTTCCCAGGACTTCCACGATGATATCGAGCTTGAAGTGAGGGTGCCTACGATCGCGAGAGGAAAATCAGCAGACATCATCAACAACACAGTCTTCCTCAAGAGCTTCGCATCCAAGCATGAATCGGAATCCCCCAACGCCCTCACCCACGCTAAGTCTGCATCCTCTGCTGTGCCTGCCAAGCGTGAAGCTCTCTCCCGCCATTAATTCTACAAGCAGATCCAGGAACAGACCCGCATACGAAGGTCTAAATACATATCTGAAGAGCAGCTGAAGGACAGTTTCAAGAAGACCAACTTGGGAGAGCTGTAGGAAGCGAGGAAGCGTAACCaggagaaaagaaggaaggaggCTCTttctgaagaagaggaagaggaaggaagggAAATGGACAGTGAGGACAACAAGATGGAGGAACTATTGGAGAAGGAGGAACGCATCTGCGGAGATATCGATGGAGAATAGCCTCAGGAGGAAGAATAGGGGGAAAAATAGAATGAGAATGAAGAGCCCAAGCAGACAACAGAAAAAGCGATCGTTGGTGATGGTGGGGATAGGCTGGAAGAAgtagagttcaaaatcaa
Encoded proteins:
- the LOC116244761 gene encoding ATP-dependent RNA helicase DBP4 codes for the protein MTLIDEHEFHKKYKINFADLPISQGTLRGLTNRGFTKMTEVQRCAIPHALAGRDVLVSSRTGSGKTLAYLVPLIEKLYRKRFIPIDGLGAVVIVPVRELAMQVFEVLNSFSEKLEMSVGLVIGGKDVKYERDRIAGMNILGVSAKQEEQLSETLRGSYETPAKLTQYYMIVPAEDKINTFYSFLKSHHKQKIVVFVSTCKQVRFLYEALRKFKLGFPLYELQGHQKQKKRMAIYFTFCEKRYGILLCTNIAARGLDFPLVDWVIQFDIPDQVDTYVHRVGRTARYKA